The Bacteroidota bacterium sequence ATTAGAATAACACTTGTAAAATAAATAAGTTGATTTTTATATAAATCATTTGTCATTTAAAAAAACTCTTTGTTTATTTGCTATATCAACAAACAAAAATAATGCAAAAAATAAATACAATATGGTGGTGGCAAAGTAAGCTCTAAGAGTTGGCTACTGTATTGTGTATATAAAATATATCAACGGTTTGTTCAACATGAACAAACCGTTTTTTTTAATAATAAAGAATATCAAATGTTAAATAATAAAATAAATAATTGGTGGTGGCCTGTATTAACTCAATATGCGGGACAATCATGCTATAATATTATTTAATATAAAAACGGCTTGTCACTTTCCGCAGACATGCCGTTTTTTTATTGATCAAAAAACGAAGAAAACACGATGGAGACCTTGAACATAAAAACCAATTTTAAAACTAAATTAGCCGATACATCAACACCCGTTAGTTTGTATCTGAAGTTAAGAGATATTTATCCAAAATCTTTATTGCTTGAGAGTTCTGATTATCATTCAAAAGAGAATTCTTATTCTTTTATTTGCCTTAATCCGCTGGTAACACTTCAAATTGATGATAATAAAGCCAGTGTTGATTACTCATCATCAAAACTTGAAAGTCAAACGCTTGATGTAGACAGGAATTTCACAGAACTACTCGAAAGTGTAAGTGATAGTTTAAAACTGGAAAATGGAGATTATGTTAGAAGTTTTAATGGTTTCTATGGCTATATAGCTTATAATTCTATTCAGTATTTCGATACTATTAAGCTTAAAAACCACCGTTCTTCATCATCTCAGATTCCTTCAATTCAGTTTTCATTTTTTAAAAACATCATAGCTATTGATCATTTTAAAAATGAAATGATAGTGATTGAAAATCTTTTGGAGGGAGAAGTGTCAAAACTTGATAAGCTGATGTCACAGATAGATTCGCAGGGATTTGCTACTATGCCTTTCAAATTAGACGGGAAAGAAACTTCTAATATCACCGATAATGAATTTATAGATAATGTGAGAAAAGGAAAACAACATTGTAGAAGAGGAGATGTTTTTCAAATAGTATTGTCCCGTCAGTTCCAGCAAGCTTTTAAGGGGGATGATTTTAATGTTTACAGATCGTTACGTTCAATAAATCCTTCTCCGTATTTATTTTATTTCGATTATGAAGATTTCCATTTAATGGGGTCTTCTCCGGAGGCTCAAATAAAGGTTTCACAGGGTACAGCATTGATAAATCCGATTGCAGGCACTTTTAGGAGAACAGGTAATGACGATGAGGATAAAGAGCTTGCCGTACAATTATCGAACGACCCGAAGGAAAATGCCGAACATGTAATGCTTGTGGATTTAGCAAGAAATGATTTGAGTAGAAGTTGTACTAATGTAAAGGTAGAGACCTTTAAAGAAGTGCAATACTTCTCTCACGTAATTCATCTGGTTTCTACAGTTGACGGTGAAGTTGAAGGAAATCCCAGAAAGGTAATTGAATCTACTTTTCCTGCCGGAACATTATCGGGAGCTCCAAAATATAAGGCAATGCAACTTATTGATAAATATGAAAATCAGGACAGAGGTTTTTATGGCGGAGCTGTTGGTTACATCGGATTGGACGGGGAAGTAAACCTTGCTATTGCGATACGTTCGTTTGTTAGTAAGGATAACGTTTTATATTCGCAGGCAGGAGCAGGGATAGTAGATAAATCGGACGAGCAAAGCGAATTACAGGAAGTAAATAACAAGCTGTTTGCTCTGAAGAAAGCAGTAGAAATGGCCGAGAATATATAATTGCTTATAGCTTATAGCTTATAGCGTAAAGCATTTGAAATATGAAAGTTTTAGTATTAGATAATTACGATTCGTTTACATATAACCTTGTTCACATAATTGAGAAAATATTAGGTCACAAGATTGATGTATTTAGAAATGATGAAATTTCGTTGGAGGAGATTGAAAAATATGATAAAATTATTCTTTCTCCGGGTCCGGGAATACCCGATGAAGCAGGGATATTGAAAGATGTTATAAAAAAATATGCTCCGACAAAATCTATTTTTGGAGTTTGTCTTGGCGAGCAGGCTATAGCAGAAGTTTTTGGAGGAAAGTTAAATAACCTCAGTGAGGTTCACCATGGAGTATCGAGCAAGATGTTGGTTCTTGACGATGATATTTTGTTTGCCGAAGTGCCAAAAGAGTTCGAAGGTGGTCGTTATCATTCGTGGATAGTTTCCAAAGAGAATTTACCGGAAACATTGAAGGTGACATGTACAGATGAAGATGGTGAGATAATGGCTATTCGTCATAAGAAATATGATGTTGCAGGAGTTCAATTTCATCCTGAATCAGTTCTTACAGAGTCCGGCGAAAAAATGATTGAGAATTTTTTGAAAAGCTAAAGCTATTAAATATTCACTAGTACAATCTTTCTCGCATAGGAGAATGATTAAAAATAAAGATGACCGGTAGGCGGCGCAAATAATTAACTCCGTTGAACCTAAAGGTTTCACGGCTATTTTTTTAAACAGATGAAAAATATTCTAAACAGATTAATAAATAAAGAAACACTTTCTGCAAAAGAGGCAGAAGAGGTTTTACTGGATATAACCAACGGAAAATATAACGATTATCAATTGGTGTCATTTCTAACTGTTTTTTTAATGCGTCAGCTAACAGTAAGCGAATTTAAGGGCTTTCGCGAGGCTCTCTTAAAGCAAAGCTTGAATATAGATCTGGGTAATTACGAAACTATAGATCTTGTTGGAACGGGAGGCGACGGTAAGGACACTTTTAATATTTCTACACTTGCATCGTTTGTAGTGGCTGGTGCAGGATATAAGGTAACAAAGCATG is a genomic window containing:
- a CDS encoding anthranilate synthase component I family protein, translating into METLNIKTNFKTKLADTSTPVSLYLKLRDIYPKSLLLESSDYHSKENSYSFICLNPLVTLQIDDNKASVDYSSSKLESQTLDVDRNFTELLESVSDSLKLENGDYVRSFNGFYGYIAYNSIQYFDTIKLKNHRSSSSQIPSIQFSFFKNIIAIDHFKNEMIVIENLLEGEVSKLDKLMSQIDSQGFATMPFKLDGKETSNITDNEFIDNVRKGKQHCRRGDVFQIVLSRQFQQAFKGDDFNVYRSLRSINPSPYLFYFDYEDFHLMGSSPEAQIKVSQGTALINPIAGTFRRTGNDDEDKELAVQLSNDPKENAEHVMLVDLARNDLSRSCTNVKVETFKEVQYFSHVIHLVSTVDGEVEGNPRKVIESTFPAGTLSGAPKYKAMQLIDKYENQDRGFYGGAVGYIGLDGEVNLAIAIRSFVSKDNVLYSQAGAGIVDKSDEQSELQEVNNKLFALKKAVEMAENI
- a CDS encoding aminodeoxychorismate/anthranilate synthase component II, with protein sequence MKVLVLDNYDSFTYNLVHIIEKILGHKIDVFRNDEISLEEIEKYDKIILSPGPGIPDEAGILKDVIKKYAPTKSIFGVCLGEQAIAEVFGGKLNNLSEVHHGVSSKMLVLDDDILFAEVPKEFEGGRYHSWIVSKENLPETLKVTCTDEDGEIMAIRHKKYDVAGVQFHPESVLTESGEKMIENFLKS